A single Brevundimonas sp. M20 DNA region contains:
- a CDS encoding sigma-54 dependent transcriptional regulator translates to MRSTGADILVVDDEADIRELVSGLLEDEGHAVRVASNSDEAMAAIRARRPSLALLDIWMQGGGLDGLELLDVIKELDPDLPVVMISGHGNIETAVSALQRGAYDFIEKPFKSDRLVVVVQRALEASALMRENRRLRAQVAVPTGLIGKSAAAQTLRSTIAKVAPANSRVLISGPPGSGKELVARQIHDASARARGEFVAIAAAGMTPERLDVELFGEEGVDGRPRKIGVFERAHGGTLYLDDVGDMPRESQSRILRVLVEQRFRRVGGEQDVQVDVRVITSTSRDLKQEIAEGRFREDLFHRLNVVPIRVPALSERREDIQELVDYFIESLSSSQGLPRRRLGDDAIAVLQVHPWPGNVRQLRNNVERLLILATGDVNDPIGADALPQEATHAGSNTALGAERIIALPLREAREVFEREYLAAQIMRFGGNISRTAAFIGMERSALHRKLKSLGVSPSRGGEEEEEGPVEE, encoded by the coding sequence ATGCGTTCCACCGGAGCTGACATTCTGGTCGTCGACGACGAGGCGGACATCCGTGAGCTTGTCTCGGGCCTGCTCGAGGATGAGGGGCACGCCGTCCGCGTCGCCTCCAATTCGGACGAGGCCATGGCCGCCATCCGCGCGCGCCGTCCCTCGCTGGCCCTGCTCGATATCTGGATGCAGGGCGGGGGCCTCGACGGGCTGGAGCTGCTGGACGTCATCAAGGAACTCGACCCCGACCTGCCGGTGGTCATGATCTCGGGCCACGGCAATATCGAAACCGCCGTCAGCGCGCTTCAGCGCGGCGCCTATGACTTCATCGAAAAGCCGTTCAAGTCGGATAGGCTGGTGGTCGTGGTTCAGCGCGCGCTCGAGGCCTCGGCCCTGATGCGCGAGAACCGCCGCCTGCGCGCCCAGGTGGCGGTGCCGACGGGCCTGATCGGCAAGTCCGCCGCCGCCCAGACCCTGCGCAGCACCATCGCCAAGGTCGCCCCGGCCAACAGCCGCGTCCTGATCTCGGGCCCGCCCGGCTCGGGCAAGGAGCTTGTGGCCCGCCAGATCCATGACGCCAGCGCCCGCGCGCGCGGCGAGTTCGTCGCCATCGCCGCCGCCGGCATGACCCCCGAACGCCTCGACGTCGAACTGTTCGGTGAAGAGGGCGTCGATGGTCGCCCGCGCAAGATCGGCGTGTTCGAGCGCGCCCACGGCGGCACCCTGTATCTGGACGACGTCGGCGACATGCCGCGCGAAAGCCAGAGCCGCATCCTGCGTGTGCTGGTCGAACAGCGCTTCCGTCGCGTCGGGGGCGAGCAGGACGTGCAGGTCGATGTCCGCGTCATCACCTCCACCTCGCGCGACCTCAAGCAGGAGATCGCCGAGGGCCGCTTCCGCGAGGACCTGTTCCATCGCCTGAATGTCGTGCCGATCCGCGTCCCGGCCCTGTCCGAGCGCCGTGAGGACATTCAGGAACTGGTCGACTACTTCATCGAAAGCCTGTCGTCCTCGCAGGGCCTGCCGCGTCGCCGTCTGGGCGATGACGCCATCGCCGTGCTGCAGGTCCATCCCTGGCCCGGCAACGTCCGCCAGCTGCGCAACAACGTCGAGCGGCTGCTGATCCTCGCCACCGGAGACGTGAACGATCCAATCGGCGCCGACGCCCTGCCGCAGGAGGCGACCCACGCCGGGTCGAACACCGCCCTCGGCGCCGAACGCATCATCGCCCTGCCGCTGCGCGAGGCGCGCGAGGTGTTCGAGCGCGAATATCTGGCCGCCCAGATCATGCGGTTCGGCGGAAACATCTCGCGCACCGCCGCCTTCATCGGCATGGAGCGTTCGGCGCTCCACCGCAAACTGAAGTCGCTGGGGGTCTCGCCGTCGCGTGGCGGCGAGGAAGAGGAAGAAGGACCCGTCGAGGAATGA
- a CDS encoding DUF1643 domain-containing protein, which yields MTADKHDPGGKVRLALMPGVNGDAIFSADGRYRQLMRRWLGPVFPDRYILFIGMNPSTADATVNDPTCAREWTFAQREGFDAMVKANVGDYRATDPKMLLAPGVEASSPDNLPAIRKAAAGAGLVVLCHGKLNKALAPAGKALIEALREDGIPLWCLGTNGDGSPKHPLYLRADTPLRPFEA from the coding sequence ATGACCGCGGACAAGCACGACCCGGGCGGCAAGGTCCGGCTGGCCCTGATGCCCGGCGTCAACGGCGACGCGATCTTCAGCGCCGACGGGCGGTATCGCCAGCTGATGCGACGCTGGCTGGGGCCGGTGTTCCCGGATCGCTACATCCTGTTCATCGGCATGAACCCCTCGACGGCGGACGCCACGGTCAACGACCCCACCTGCGCCCGCGAATGGACCTTCGCCCAGCGCGAGGGCTTCGACGCCATGGTCAAGGCCAACGTCGGCGACTACCGGGCGACCGACCCCAAGATGCTGCTGGCCCCGGGGGTCGAGGCCTCCTCGCCCGACAACCTGCCCGCCATCCGCAAGGCGGCGGCGGGGGCCGGGCTGGTGGTCCTGTGCCACGGCAAGCTGAACAAGGCGCTGGCCCCGGCGGGCAAGGCCCTGATCGAGGCCCTGCGCGAGGACGGCATTCCCCTGTGGTGCCTCGGGACCAATGGCGACGGCAGCCCTAAGCACCCGCTCTACCTGCGGGCTGATACGCCCCTGAGGCCCTTCGAAGCTTAG
- a CDS encoding PAS domain-containing sensor histidine kinase — MTDTPAADVEPEPTAPRGPARWFAGWSETRRRNVFLIAFALALITNIGAIWLVAVAPDVGGEGARASVSQLMLLILIANLVLIGGLAAVVGRRAFSLVRRRRGDAGARLHLRFVVLFSSVALVPAILIALVFGVLVNRGVDQWFSDNVQAAVDNGAAIGLAYTSDVSQEIDADISVISEQLEGIRPLFGNRIQFSDALSQVGQLFGYPAVYILDENGEVLASGEGPNAPPYVAPSRDALEEAQGQEAPSVQQLTEGPDAIRGLRAFPAYGDAYLYLVRPLQPGLIGQVASARESIVAYKEAQDSRARIQAVFTLSYLETALLVLVGAVWLGMSAANSISAPIGRLVVAADRVAGGDLAARVDAGDGPGEIRTLSDAFNRMTGDLEAQQAALRAASEEATGRSRFIETVLSGVSAGVIGVDRQRRVSAINDSAVDLLGIFGEGVIGRLLGEVSPELSELARRAEAHIEEEIDVSTDGETRRLRVRIEGGVGGEMVLTFDDITRLVTAQRNAAWRDVARRIAHEIKNPLTPIQLSAERLRRRYRKMVEEDVEVFDRCTETIIRQVGDIGRMVDEFSSFARMPAPRFTAANPAELLREAVFAQRVAAPDIDIDLVEPLPRVTIHADRQMVGQALTNILKNAGEAVAARREANPKSDEGVGISARLSVEDAIVTFVIEDDGPGLPARDRDRLTEPYVTTREKGTGLGLAIVKRICEEHGGELKLADAETLSGARVCLIFPLKSPVKAPGPKDAKASGGVIPAAE, encoded by the coding sequence ATGACGGACACACCCGCCGCCGACGTCGAACCCGAACCGACCGCCCCGCGCGGTCCGGCGCGCTGGTTCGCAGGCTGGTCGGAAACACGCCGTCGCAACGTCTTCCTCATCGCCTTCGCCCTGGCCCTGATCACCAACATCGGCGCGATCTGGCTGGTCGCCGTCGCGCCGGACGTGGGCGGGGAGGGCGCGCGCGCCTCTGTCAGCCAGCTGATGTTGCTGATCCTGATCGCCAATCTGGTCCTGATCGGCGGTCTGGCGGCGGTGGTCGGTCGACGCGCCTTCAGTCTGGTCCGGCGCAGACGTGGTGATGCCGGCGCGCGTCTGCACCTGCGCTTCGTGGTTCTGTTCTCGTCCGTGGCCCTGGTTCCCGCCATCCTGATCGCCCTGGTGTTCGGCGTGCTGGTCAATCGGGGCGTGGACCAGTGGTTCAGCGACAATGTGCAGGCGGCGGTCGACAATGGCGCGGCCATCGGCCTGGCCTATACCAGCGACGTCTCGCAGGAGATCGACGCCGACATCTCCGTGATCTCCGAACAGCTGGAGGGCATCCGCCCCCTGTTCGGCAATCGCATCCAGTTCTCCGACGCCCTCAGTCAGGTCGGCCAGCTGTTCGGCTACCCCGCCGTCTACATCCTCGATGAGAACGGCGAGGTGCTGGCCAGCGGGGAAGGGCCAAACGCCCCGCCCTATGTCGCCCCCTCCCGGGACGCGCTGGAAGAGGCCCAGGGTCAGGAAGCGCCTTCGGTCCAGCAACTGACCGAGGGGCCGGACGCCATTCGCGGCCTGCGCGCCTTCCCGGCCTATGGCGACGCCTACCTCTATCTGGTCCGTCCCCTGCAGCCCGGTCTGATCGGTCAGGTGGCCTCGGCCCGCGAGTCCATCGTCGCCTACAAGGAGGCGCAGGACAGTCGCGCCCGCATCCAGGCCGTGTTCACCCTCAGCTATCTGGAGACCGCGCTTCTGGTGCTGGTCGGCGCCGTCTGGCTGGGCATGTCGGCGGCCAACTCCATTTCGGCGCCGATCGGGCGTCTCGTCGTGGCGGCGGATCGTGTCGCGGGCGGCGATCTGGCCGCTCGGGTTGATGCGGGAGACGGCCCGGGCGAGATCCGCACCCTGTCCGACGCCTTCAACCGCATGACCGGCGACCTTGAGGCCCAGCAGGCCGCCCTGCGCGCCGCCAGCGAGGAGGCCACCGGCCGCTCCCGCTTCATCGAGACCGTGCTGTCCGGCGTCTCGGCCGGCGTCATAGGCGTGGATCGCCAGCGGCGCGTCTCGGCCATCAACGACAGCGCCGTCGACCTTCTCGGCATTTTCGGAGAAGGCGTCATCGGGCGTCTTCTGGGCGAAGTCTCGCCCGAACTCAGCGAACTGGCCCGCCGCGCCGAGGCCCATATCGAGGAAGAGATCGACGTCAGCACCGACGGAGAGACCCGCCGCCTGCGCGTCCGGATCGAGGGCGGCGTCGGCGGTGAGATGGTCCTGACCTTCGACGACATCACCCGTCTGGTCACCGCCCAGCGCAACGCCGCCTGGCGCGACGTGGCCCGCCGCATCGCCCACGAGATCAAGAACCCTCTCACCCCCATCCAGCTTTCGGCCGAGCGCCTGCGCCGCCGCTATCGCAAGATGGTCGAGGAGGATGTCGAGGTCTTCGACCGCTGCACCGAGACCATCATCCGTCAGGTCGGCGACATCGGCCGGATGGTGGACGAGTTCTCGTCCTTCGCCCGCATGCCCGCCCCCCGCTTCACCGCCGCCAACCCGGCGGAGCTGTTGCGCGAGGCGGTCTTCGCCCAGCGGGTTGCCGCGCCGGACATCGATATTGATCTGGTCGAGCCCCTGCCCAGGGTCACCATCCACGCCGACCGCCAGATGGTCGGTCAGGCCCTGACCAACATTCTCAAGAACGCGGGCGAGGCCGTGGCGGCCCGGCGCGAGGCCAACCCGAAGAGCGATGAAGGCGTCGGCATCTCGGCCCGCCTGTCGGTCGAGGACGCCATTGTCACCTTCGTCATCGAGGATGACGGTCCGGGTCTGCCGGCCAGGGATCGGGACCGCCTTACCGAACCCTATGTGACCACGCGCGAGAAGGGTACGGGCCTCGGCCTGGCCATCGTCAAGCGCATCTGCGAGGAGCACGGCGGCGAGCTGAAGCTGGCCGATGCCGAGACCCTGTCCGGCGCCCGTGTGTGTCTGATCTTCCCCCTGAAATCCCCAGTGAAGGCTCCGGGGCCGAAGGACGCGAAAGCGTCCGGCGGCGTGATCCCGGCGGCCGAATAA
- a CDS encoding D-amino-acid transaminase encodes MSRVAYVNGQYVPHGQASVHIEDRGFQFADGVYEVWSVFDGRMADFDGHMTRLHRSLGELRIDIPMSREALTAVLKETIRRNRVRNGIVYLQVTRGTSRRDHPFPPEGTPPSVVITSRSINPMKTDATAANGVAVVTTPDIRWGRCDIKTVGLLANVLAKQHAKDRGAYEAWMVDDMGLVTEGSSTNAWIIDENGKLRTRDTQANILRGCTRTTLLDILKEEGIELEERAFTVEEAQRAKEAFFTAAGAFVMPAISIDGVKIGDGKPGPVATRLRQLYIERGTRDAV; translated from the coding sequence ATGAGCCGCGTCGCCTACGTCAACGGCCAGTACGTCCCCCACGGACAGGCCAGCGTCCACATCGAGGACCGGGGCTTCCAGTTCGCCGACGGCGTCTATGAGGTCTGGTCGGTCTTCGACGGCCGCATGGCCGACTTTGACGGCCACATGACCCGCCTGCATCGCAGCCTCGGCGAACTGCGTATCGACATTCCCATGTCGCGCGAAGCCCTGACCGCCGTGCTCAAGGAGACCATCCGGCGCAACCGGGTCCGTAACGGCATCGTCTATCTGCAGGTCACGCGCGGCACGTCGCGCCGCGACCACCCGTTCCCGCCCGAGGGCACCCCGCCCAGCGTGGTCATCACCTCCAGGTCGATCAATCCGATGAAGACCGACGCCACCGCCGCCAATGGCGTGGCCGTGGTCACGACGCCGGACATCCGCTGGGGCCGTTGCGACATCAAGACGGTCGGCCTGCTGGCCAACGTCCTCGCCAAGCAGCACGCGAAGGACCGCGGCGCCTATGAGGCGTGGATGGTCGACGACATGGGGCTGGTGACCGAGGGCTCCTCGACCAATGCCTGGATCATCGACGAGAACGGCAAGCTGCGGACCCGCGACACCCAGGCCAACATCCTGCGCGGCTGCACCCGCACGACCCTGCTCGACATCCTCAAGGAAGAGGGCATCGAGCTGGAGGAGCGCGCCTTCACCGTCGAGGAAGCCCAGCGTGCGAAGGAAGCCTTCTTCACCGCCGCCGGCGCCTTCGTCATGCCCGCGATCTCCATCGACGGCGTGAAGATCGGCGACGGCAAGCCAGGCCCGGTCGCGACGCGTTTGCGTCAACTCTACATCGAACGCGGCACGCGCGACGCGGTGTAG
- a CDS encoding Na+/H+ antiporter, with protein MHLIETTLLLLLAVVVSGSIARITRIALPLVQIGLGAGIVLVTGQTVDLEPDIFFLLFLPPLLFLDGWRIPKEALVRDRAVILELALGLVIFTVVGLGFLLWWMIPEMPLAVAFALAAILSPTDPIAVQAIAARAPIPKRLMHILEGESLLNDATGLTAMRLAIVAASTGTFVLTQAIGSFMWLALAGVAAGVGVTLVISTVKGWISRRWGEDVGAQILISLLIPFAAYLVAEELHASGILAAVAAGVTMSFTERGGARGQSLAMTRIRRAVVWDTVQFVANGMIFVILGEQMPSILSRSAEIVAGTSRPEVWWLAVYVAATFAALAALRFIWVWTSLRLTLFRRRRSGPPPKVGLRLTAVMSLAGVRGAITLAGILTVPFALDDGTPMPARTLAIFLAASVIIVSLVVATIALPKLLKGVELPPEPSHQREEDHGRVTAAQAALIAIEDASHDMAEGKSNPDLYSDVASRLMEFYRHRIESRTRTDDDDVELARLGDEVERRLRIVGLNAEREELRRLARSREIDEVTARKLIREIDLQELRYS; from the coding sequence GTGCATCTGATCGAAACCACACTTCTGCTGCTTCTGGCCGTGGTGGTGTCGGGGTCTATCGCCCGCATCACCCGCATCGCCCTGCCGCTGGTCCAGATCGGGCTGGGGGCCGGCATCGTTCTGGTCACCGGCCAGACGGTGGACCTCGAGCCGGACATTTTCTTCCTGCTCTTCCTGCCGCCACTGCTGTTCCTCGACGGCTGGCGCATCCCCAAGGAGGCGCTGGTCCGCGACCGGGCCGTCATTCTCGAACTGGCGCTGGGGCTGGTGATCTTCACCGTTGTCGGTCTGGGCTTCCTGCTCTGGTGGATGATCCCCGAGATGCCGTTGGCGGTGGCTTTCGCACTGGCCGCCATCCTGTCGCCGACCGATCCCATCGCGGTGCAGGCCATCGCCGCCCGCGCGCCGATCCCCAAACGTCTGATGCACATCCTCGAAGGCGAGTCCCTGCTCAACGACGCCACCGGCCTGACCGCCATGCGGCTGGCCATCGTCGCCGCCTCGACCGGGACCTTCGTCCTGACGCAGGCGATCGGCAGCTTCATGTGGCTGGCCCTGGCCGGGGTCGCGGCAGGCGTCGGCGTCACCCTGGTCATCAGCACCGTCAAGGGCTGGATCAGCCGCCGCTGGGGTGAAGACGTCGGCGCCCAGATCCTCATCAGCCTGCTGATCCCGTTTGCGGCCTATCTGGTGGCCGAGGAACTCCACGCCTCCGGCATCCTCGCCGCCGTCGCGGCGGGCGTGACCATGAGCTTCACCGAGCGGGGCGGGGCGCGGGGCCAGTCGCTGGCCATGACTCGCATCCGCCGCGCCGTGGTCTGGGATACGGTCCAGTTCGTCGCCAACGGCATGATCTTCGTCATCCTCGGCGAACAGATGCCGTCGATCCTGTCCCGCTCGGCCGAGATCGTGGCCGGGACCAGCCGCCCCGAGGTCTGGTGGCTGGCGGTCTATGTCGCCGCCACCTTCGCGGCGCTGGCGGCGCTCCGCTTCATCTGGGTGTGGACCTCCCTGCGCCTGACCCTGTTCCGCAGACGCCGGTCGGGGCCGCCGCCCAAGGTCGGCCTGCGCCTGACCGCCGTCATGTCGCTGGCCGGTGTGCGCGGGGCGATCACGCTGGCCGGTATCCTGACCGTCCCCTTCGCGCTGGACGACGGCACGCCCATGCCGGCCCGCACCCTGGCGATCTTCCTGGCCGCCTCGGTCATCATCGTCTCGCTGGTCGTCGCGACCATCGCCCTGCCGAAGCTGCTGAAGGGCGTCGAACTGCCGCCCGAGCCTTCACACCAGCGCGAGGAGGACCATGGCCGGGTCACCGCTGCGCAGGCGGCCCTGATCGCCATTGAAGACGCCTCCCACGACATGGCCGAGGGCAAGTCCAATCCCGATCTCTACAGCGATGTCGCCAGCCGTCTGATGGAGTTCTACCGTCACCGCATCGAGAGCCGGACCCGCACCGACGACGACGACGTCGAACTGGCCCGCCTCGGCGACGAGGTGGAGCGGCGCCTGCGCATCGTCGGCCTGAACGCCGAACGGGAAGAACTCCGCCGACTCGCCCGCAGCCGCGAGATCGACGAGGTCACGGCCAGGAAACTGATCCGCGAGATCGACCTGCAGGAGCTAAGATATAGCTAA
- the hfq gene encoding RNA chaperone Hfq, which produces MSQDKRQNLQDTFLNSVRKTKTPLTIFLVNGVKLQGIVTWFDNFCVLLRRDGQSQLVYKHAISTIMPSAPVQLYEPDADED; this is translated from the coding sequence ATGTCGCAAGACAAGCGTCAAAACCTTCAGGACACCTTCCTCAACTCGGTTCGCAAGACCAAGACGCCGCTGACCATCTTCCTGGTCAACGGGGTCAAGCTGCAGGGCATCGTCACCTGGTTCGACAACTTCTGTGTGCTGCTGCGCCGCGATGGCCAGTCCCAGCTGGTCTACAAGCACGCCATCTCGACCATCATGCCCTCGGCCCCGGTCCAGCTGTACGAGCCGGACGCCGACGAGGACTGA
- the dusB gene encoding tRNA dihydrouridine synthase DusB, giving the protein MSAGLQIGDVWVPGRVLTAPMTGITDLPFRLLASRLGAAYVATEMVAAAELARARPDVVRRAAVGEGLPLTVIQLVGRDPDAMGEGARMAEKAGADIVDLNFGCPAKEVTGAACGSALMRTPDLACRLIEAAVNATSRPVTVKMRLGWDDASRNAPLIARRAEEIGVKAVTVHGRTRQQFYTGKADWTAVADVKAAVSIPVVVNGDILTADDAREALRQSGADALMLGRGVYGRPWLAAHLERALADGTVLQEPDREERLAIVIEHLRGSVAFYGLPLGLKMFRKHLGWYVEQAPWPADPLDRRAAKSRLCRLDSPEEVEAALTELWSVVTHSCNSAVDIEPQLVNSDAA; this is encoded by the coding sequence ATGAGCGCAGGCCTTCAGATTGGTGACGTGTGGGTGCCCGGACGGGTGCTGACCGCGCCCATGACCGGGATCACCGATCTCCCGTTCCGTCTGCTCGCCTCGCGGCTGGGCGCGGCCTATGTCGCGACCGAGATGGTCGCCGCCGCCGAACTGGCCCGGGCCCGTCCGGATGTCGTGCGCCGCGCCGCCGTCGGCGAAGGCCTGCCCCTGACGGTGATCCAGCTCGTCGGTCGCGATCCTGACGCCATGGGCGAAGGCGCGCGCATGGCCGAAAAGGCCGGAGCCGACATCGTCGATCTCAATTTCGGCTGCCCGGCCAAGGAAGTGACCGGCGCCGCCTGCGGCTCGGCTCTGATGCGGACGCCCGATCTGGCCTGCCGTCTGATCGAGGCTGCGGTGAACGCGACCTCGCGCCCCGTGACGGTGAAGATGCGTCTCGGCTGGGACGACGCCAGCCGCAATGCGCCCCTGATCGCCCGTCGCGCCGAGGAAATCGGCGTGAAGGCCGTCACCGTCCATGGCCGCACGCGCCAGCAGTTCTATACGGGCAAGGCCGACTGGACCGCCGTGGCGGACGTGAAGGCCGCTGTCTCAATCCCCGTCGTCGTGAACGGCGACATCCTGACCGCTGACGACGCCCGCGAGGCTTTGCGCCAGTCAGGCGCTGACGCCCTGATGCTCGGGCGCGGCGTCTACGGCCGCCCGTGGCTGGCGGCCCATCTGGAGCGGGCGCTGGCCGACGGGACCGTGCTGCAGGAGCCGGATCGTGAGGAACGGCTGGCCATCGTCATCGAACACCTACGTGGGTCGGTCGCCTTCTACGGCCTGCCGCTGGGGCTGAAGATGTTCCGCAAACATCTCGGCTGGTACGTCGAACAGGCGCCCTGGCCGGCCGATCCGCTGGACCGTCGGGCCGCCAAGAGCCGCCTCTGTCGGCTGGACAGTCCGGAGGAGGTGGAGGCGGCGCTCACGGAGCTGTGGTCAGTCGTGACGCATTCCTGCAACTCTGCTGTTGATATCGAGCCACAGCTGGTCAACTCTGACGCGGCATGA
- the hflX gene encoding GTPase HflX, whose protein sequence is MTTKLIDHSVPLIRAVVIHPDGRSDSPRLAEERLQEAVGLAAALDLDVRAEEIVRVRKTTPATLFGSGKVEELAALVRAAEAEAVVVDDQLTPVQQRNLEKAWECKVIDRTGLILEIFGRRARTKEGRLQVELARLDYERSRLVRTWTHLERQRGGTGSTGGPGETQIEIDRRLIADRIVRLKAELEEVRRTRGLHRKARQKVPFPTVALVGYTNAGKSTLFNRLTGSEVFAKDLLFATLDTTQRTIRLPQGRPAIVADTVGFISDLPHELVESFRATLEEVGEADLILHVRDIASPDTEAQAGDVETVLDQIPAIEGKTRKILEVWNKIDLLDEDAREATLGHAERLRGQGKAVAVSAWTGEGIDLLRETIAGLIDDDPESDFTLEPHQGEALAWLYANGRVTGRETDDEGRTHVTVRLHPAALGRYERQFS, encoded by the coding sequence CTGACCACCAAACTCATCGACCATTCCGTGCCGCTCATCCGTGCGGTCGTCATCCATCCTGACGGACGTTCCGACAGCCCCCGGCTGGCGGAGGAGCGTTTGCAGGAAGCCGTGGGTCTGGCCGCCGCGCTGGACCTCGACGTGCGCGCCGAGGAAATCGTGCGCGTGCGCAAGACCACGCCCGCCACCCTGTTCGGCTCGGGCAAGGTCGAGGAACTGGCCGCCCTCGTGCGCGCCGCCGAGGCGGAGGCTGTCGTCGTCGACGACCAGCTGACCCCCGTCCAGCAACGCAATCTGGAGAAGGCGTGGGAGTGCAAGGTCATCGACCGCACCGGCCTGATCCTTGAAATCTTCGGTCGTCGCGCCCGCACCAAGGAAGGCCGTCTGCAGGTGGAACTGGCGCGGCTCGACTATGAGCGCTCGCGTCTGGTCCGCACCTGGACCCACCTTGAACGCCAGCGCGGCGGCACCGGCTCGACCGGCGGTCCGGGTGAAACCCAGATCGAAATCGACCGCCGCCTGATCGCCGACCGCATCGTCCGCCTGAAGGCCGAGCTGGAGGAGGTGCGCCGCACGCGCGGCCTGCACCGCAAGGCCCGCCAGAAGGTCCCGTTCCCGACCGTCGCTCTGGTCGGCTACACCAACGCGGGCAAGTCGACCCTGTTTAACCGGCTGACGGGCTCGGAGGTCTTCGCCAAGGACCTGCTGTTCGCGACGCTGGACACGACCCAGCGCACCATCCGTCTGCCGCAGGGTCGCCCGGCGATCGTGGCCGATACGGTCGGCTTCATCTCCGACCTGCCGCACGAACTGGTCGAGAGCTTCCGCGCCACGCTGGAAGAGGTGGGCGAGGCCGACCTGATCCTGCACGTCCGCGACATCGCCAGCCCCGACACCGAGGCGCAGGCCGGGGACGTCGAGACGGTGCTGGACCAGATCCCGGCCATCGAAGGCAAGACCCGCAAGATTCTCGAGGTCTGGAACAAGATCGACCTGCTGGATGAAGACGCCCGCGAGGCCACCCTCGGCCACGCCGAACGCCTGCGGGGGCAGGGCAAGGCCGTGGCGGTCTCGGCCTGGACCGGGGAGGGGATCGATCTCCTGCGCGAGACGATCGCCGGTCTGATCGACGACGATCCCGAAAGCGACTTCACCCTCGAACCGCATCAGGGCGAGGCGCTGGCCTGGCTCTATGCCAACGGCCGGGTCACGGGCCGCGAAACGGACGACGAGGGGCGCACCCACGTCACCGTCCGCCTGCACCCGGCGGCGCTGGGACGGTACGAGCGGCAGTTCAGCTGA
- the mazG gene encoding nucleoside triphosphate pyrophosphohydrolase, producing MTTPIDRLNAIMARLRAPVGGCPWDLEQTFETIAPYTLEEAYEVADAIERKDWTELKSELGDLLFQVVFHARMAEEQGLFVFDDVANAIADKLERRHPHVFGDEAAKADGVAQKARWEDIKAAERKAKAQHGVLDDVPVGLPALARAAKLTKRAARVGFDWPSTDEVFDKLHEEVAELRAEIAAGDLDKAKGEIGDLLFVVANLARKLGVEPEDALRGSNAKFVRRFGFIEAELAKAGKTPEQSDLAEMDGLWDAAKVAERA from the coding sequence ATGACCACCCCTATCGACCGCCTGAACGCCATCATGGCCCGCCTGCGCGCCCCCGTGGGCGGCTGCCCGTGGGACCTCGAGCAGACCTTCGAGACCATCGCCCCCTATACGCTCGAGGAGGCCTATGAGGTCGCCGACGCCATCGAGCGCAAGGACTGGACCGAGTTGAAGTCCGAGCTGGGCGACCTGCTGTTCCAGGTGGTTTTCCACGCCCGCATGGCCGAAGAGCAGGGGCTGTTCGTCTTCGACGACGTGGCCAACGCCATCGCCGACAAGCTGGAGCGCCGCCATCCGCATGTCTTCGGCGATGAGGCGGCCAAGGCGGACGGCGTGGCCCAGAAGGCCCGCTGGGAGGACATCAAGGCCGCCGAGCGAAAGGCCAAGGCCCAGCACGGGGTGCTTGACGACGTGCCCGTCGGCCTGCCCGCCCTCGCCCGCGCCGCCAAGCTGACCAAGCGGGCGGCCCGCGTCGGCTTCGACTGGCCCTCGACCGATGAGGTCTTCGACAAGCTCCATGAGGAAGTCGCCGAACTGCGGGCCGAGATCGCCGCGGGCGATCTGGACAAGGCGAAGGGCGAGATCGGCGACCTGCTGTTCGTTGTCGCCAACCTGGCCCGCAAGCTGGGGGTCGAGCCCGAGGACGCCTTGCGGGGGTCGAACGCCAAGTTCGTGCGCCGCTTTGGCTTCATCGAGGCGGAGCTGGCCAAGGCGGGCAAAACGCCTGAGCAATCGGACCTCGCCGAGATGGACGGCCTGTGGGACGCGGCCAAGGTCGCGGAGCGGGCATGA